A genomic window from Punica granatum isolate Tunisia-2019 chromosome 2, ASM765513v2, whole genome shotgun sequence includes:
- the LOC116196814 gene encoding proline-rich receptor-like protein kinase PERK4 isoform X2 gives MAPSPPSNGDSSSNSSSSSSPPPPDDTNSPPPPSSSSSSPPPPPPDDSNSSPPPPSDDSDSSSPPPPSPDKSNSSPPPPPPNSSHKSPPPPKNDNGGNNSQYSPPPPPPPPPPHSKLAPPPPPHKSSSHRAHPPPSSSSKDDNSSPLSGKVPIIVGVAVGAALLLLVLILIFCSCRRKRRKPPPEMMYWDHESERSRDDYYHQQPMQHVVKMPSPAVKPGWPPPLSSGEVSSNEFSRPLGPPMPPPPPTIALGFTKSTFTYEELAAATDGFSQANLLGQGGYGYVHKGVLPNGKEIAVKCLKLGSGQGDREFQAEVEIISRVHHRHLVSLVGYCMADGQRILVYEFLPNKTLEYHLHGRGKDGPILDWPTRLQIALGSAKGLAYLHEDCHPRIIHRDIKAANILLDFNYEAKVSDFGLAKLSSDNYTHVSTRVMGTFGYLAPEYAASGKLTEKSDTFSFGVMLLELITGRRPVDINVGDYSDDENLVDWARPIISTALEERDYSELVDPRLGDSFAPHEMARMVACAGSCIRHSARRRPKMSQAVRALEGDVSLDDLNEWVRPTNGSVFGGSSTDNLSQTGSSNNNSVEMKDPNKKTGLDSQEFANNSSEQSVRTNQFDQHFRHSPSPSSDSQEMQKIRFQI, from the exons ATGGCCCCATCCCCACCGTCTAATGGCGATTCTTCGTCCaactcctcctcttcttcttctccacccCCACCAGATGATACTAATTCTCCGCCACCACCTTCATCGTCTTCCTCATCGCCACCGCCGCCACCGCCAGATGATTCCAACTCCTCTCCACCGCCACCCTCGGATGACTCTGACTCATCCTCCCCGCCCCCGCCATCTCCTGACAAGTCGAACTCCTCCCCACCTCCACCACCTCCTAACTCATCCCACAAATCCCCTCCGCCCCCAAAAAATGACAACGGTGGCAACAACTCGCAGTATTCCCCACCGCCACCTCCACCGCCTCCACCACCACATTCGAAGCTCgcacctccacctccaccgCACAAGTCTTCATCACACCGTGCCCATCCTCCCCCGAGTTCATCATCCAAGGATGACAACTCTTCGCCGCTATCTGGCAAAGTACCGATCATAGTCGGGGTTGCAGTTGGAGCGGCGTTATTGTTACTTGTGCTGATCTTGATCTTCTGCTCATGCcgaaggaagaggaggaaacCTCCGCCTGAGATGATGTATTGGGATCATGAGTCTGAAAGGTCTAGAG ATGATTATTACCATCAACAGCCCATGCAACACGTCGTTAAGATGCCCTCGCCGGCTGTAAAGCCAGGCTGGCCGCCGCCGCTGAGCAGTGGGGAGGTGAGCTCCAACGAATTCTCTCGTCCCTTAGGCCCTCCAATGCCGCCGCCGCCACCGACCATAGCCCTGGGGTTCACGAAGAGCACCTTCACCTACGAAGAGCTGGCTGCTGCCACCGACGGCTTCTCCCAGGCGAACCTTCTTGGCCAGGGAGGGTACGGATACGTGCACAAGGGAGTGCTGCCAAATGGGAAGGAGATCGCTGTGAAGTGTCTCAAGTTGGGCAGCGGGCAGGGTGACAGGGAGTTTCAAGCCGAGGTCGAGATCATCAGTCGCGTCCACCACCGCCACCTGGTGTCGCTCGTGGGCTACTGTATGGCCGACGGCCAGCGGATACTCGTCTACGAGTTCCTACCTAACAAAACTCTTGAGTATCACCTTCATG GAAGAGGTAAAGATGGTCCGATCTTGGATTGGCCAACAAGGCTGCAAATCGCTCTTGGATCGGCCAAGGGGCTGGCCTATCTTCACGAAGATT GTCATCCTCGTATCATCCACAGAGACATCAAAGCTGCAAACATTCTTCTCGATTTTAATTACGAAGCCAAG GTATCTGACTTTGGATTGGCCAAGTTATCTTCCGATAACTATACCCACGTCTCGACCCGCGTCATGGGAACGTTCGG GTACCTTGCTCCTGAGTATGCAGCGAGTGGGAAGCTGACCGAGAAGTCGGACACCTTCTCCTTTGGCGTAATGCTTCTGGAGCTGATAACCGGGAGGCGCCCCGTAGACATCAATGTTGGGGACTACTCGGACGATGAAAACTTAGTCGACTGG GCAAGGCCAATAATATCGACTGCCTTGGAAGAAAGGGATTACAGTGAGTTGGTGGACCCACGGTTGGGTGATAGCTTTGCCCCACACGAGATGGCTCGTATGGTTGCATGTGCAGGGTCTTGCATTCGGCACTCCGCTCGAAGACGACCCAAAATGAGCCAG GCTGTTCGAGCATTGGAAGGCGATGTGTCCTTGGACGACTTGAATGAGTGGGTGAGGCCGACCAACGGGTCGGTCTTCGGAGGAAGTAGTACGGACAACCTCTCGCAGACTGGCTCCAGCAACAATAACAGTGTAGAAATGAAAGACCCTAACAAGAAAACAGGTTTGGACAGTCAGGAATTCGCAAACAACAGCAGTGAACAGAGCGTCCGGACTAATCAGTTCGATCAGCATTTTCGGCACTCTCCCTCTCCGAGTAGTGACTCGCAAGAAATGCAAAAGATCAGatttcaaatataa
- the LOC116196815 gene encoding guanine nucleotide-binding protein subunit beta-2 yields MSVTELKERHKAATETVNSLRERLKQKRLQLLDTDVAGYARAQGRTPVSFGPTDLVCCRTLQGHTGKVYSLDWTPERNRIVSASQDGRLIVWNALTSQKTHAIKLPCAWVMACAFAPNGQSVACGGLDSVCSIFNLNSPTDRDGNLPVSRMLSGHKGYVSSCQYSPDEDNHLITGSGDKTCVLWDISTGLRTSVFGGEFQSGHTGDVVSVSISGSNSRMFVSGSCDGTARLWDTRVASRAVRTFHGHEGDVNAVKFFPDGNRFGTGSDDGTCRLFDIRTGHQLQVYYQQHGDSEIPHVISIAFSISGRLLFAGYSNGNCYVWDTLLAEVVLNLGTLSNSHDERISCLGLSADGSALCTGSWDTNLKIWAFGGYRKVI; encoded by the exons ATGTCAGTGACGGAGCTGAAGGAGCGCCACAAGGCGGCTACGGAGACCGTCAACTCCCTCCGGGAGAGGTTGAAGCAGAAGCGGCTCCAATTGCTGGACACCGATG TTGCGGGCTATGCGAGGGCTCAGGGGAGGACTCCGGTCAGCTTCGGCCCGACGGATCTGGTGTGCTGCCGGACATTGCAGGGCCACACCGGGAAG GTGTATTCGCTTGATTGGACACCTGAGAGGAACCGTATCGTCAGTGCTTCACAAGATGGGCGGCTGATAGTGTGGAACGCTCTGACCAGTCAGAAAACTCATGCAATAAAGCTTCCTTGTGCCTGGGTCATGGCATGTGCCTTTGCGCCAAATGGTCAATCAGTTGCCTGTGGCGGTCTTGATAGTGTTTGCTCGATCTTCAACCTTAACTCGCCCACTGATAGGGATGGGAATTTACCAGTCTCAAGAATGCTCAGTGGGCATAAGGGTTATGTGTCCTCGTGCCAGTATTCCCCGGATGAAGACAATCACCTGATTACCGGTTCTGGCGATAAGACATGTGTTCTTTGGGATATCTCTACGGGCCTCAGAACATCTGTCTTTGGAGGAGAATTTCAATCAGGACATACTGGAGATGTTGTCAG TGTATCAATTAGTGGATCAAACTCAAGAATGTTTGTATCTGGTTCTTGTGATGGAACTGCACGGCTGTGGGACACTCGTGTTGCAAGTCGAGCAGTTCGAACATTTCATGGCCACGAGGGAGATGTCAATGCTGTAAAGTTCTTTCCAGATGGCAACAGATTTGGAACAGGCTCCGATGATGGTACATGCAGGCTGTTTGATATCAGAACAGGGCATCAACTGCAAGTGTACTACCAGCAGCATGGTGACAGTGAGATCCCACATGTCATTTCTATCGCATTCTCAATATCAGGGAGGCTTCTTTTTGCTGGGTACTCAAATGGCAATTGCTATGTGTGGGACACGCTATTGGCTGAG GTGGTATTGAATTTGGGTACCCTGTCAAACTCGCATGATGAAAGGATAAGCTGTTTGGGCCTGTCTGCAGATGGCAGTGCCCTGTGTACTGGCAGTTGGGATACAAACCTAAAG ATTTGGGCTTTCGGTGGGTACAGGAAGGTAATTTGA
- the LOC116196814 gene encoding proline-rich receptor-like protein kinase PERK4 isoform X1, with product MAPSPPSNGDSSSNSSSSSSPPPPDDTNSPPPPSSSSSSPPPPPPDDSNSSPPPPSDDSDSSSPPPPSPDKSNSSPPPPPPNSSHKSPPPPKNDNGGNNSQYSPPPPPPPPPPHSKLAPPPPPHKSSSHRAHPPPSSSSKDDNSSPLSGKVPIIVGVAVGAALLLLVLILIFCSCRRKRRKPPPEMMYWDHESERSRDDYYHQQPMQHVVKMPSPAVKPGWPPPLSSGEVSSNEFSRPLGPPMPPPPPTIALGFTKSTFTYEELAAATDGFSQANLLGQGGYGYVHKGVLPNGKEIAVKCLKLGSGQGDREFQAEVEIISRVHHRHLVSLVGYCMADGQRILVYEFLPNKTLEYHLHVAGRGKDGPILDWPTRLQIALGSAKGLAYLHEDCHPRIIHRDIKAANILLDFNYEAKVSDFGLAKLSSDNYTHVSTRVMGTFGYLAPEYAASGKLTEKSDTFSFGVMLLELITGRRPVDINVGDYSDDENLVDWARPIISTALEERDYSELVDPRLGDSFAPHEMARMVACAGSCIRHSARRRPKMSQAVRALEGDVSLDDLNEWVRPTNGSVFGGSSTDNLSQTGSSNNNSVEMKDPNKKTGLDSQEFANNSSEQSVRTNQFDQHFRHSPSPSSDSQEMQKIRFQI from the exons ATGGCCCCATCCCCACCGTCTAATGGCGATTCTTCGTCCaactcctcctcttcttcttctccacccCCACCAGATGATACTAATTCTCCGCCACCACCTTCATCGTCTTCCTCATCGCCACCGCCGCCACCGCCAGATGATTCCAACTCCTCTCCACCGCCACCCTCGGATGACTCTGACTCATCCTCCCCGCCCCCGCCATCTCCTGACAAGTCGAACTCCTCCCCACCTCCACCACCTCCTAACTCATCCCACAAATCCCCTCCGCCCCCAAAAAATGACAACGGTGGCAACAACTCGCAGTATTCCCCACCGCCACCTCCACCGCCTCCACCACCACATTCGAAGCTCgcacctccacctccaccgCACAAGTCTTCATCACACCGTGCCCATCCTCCCCCGAGTTCATCATCCAAGGATGACAACTCTTCGCCGCTATCTGGCAAAGTACCGATCATAGTCGGGGTTGCAGTTGGAGCGGCGTTATTGTTACTTGTGCTGATCTTGATCTTCTGCTCATGCcgaaggaagaggaggaaacCTCCGCCTGAGATGATGTATTGGGATCATGAGTCTGAAAGGTCTAGAG ATGATTATTACCATCAACAGCCCATGCAACACGTCGTTAAGATGCCCTCGCCGGCTGTAAAGCCAGGCTGGCCGCCGCCGCTGAGCAGTGGGGAGGTGAGCTCCAACGAATTCTCTCGTCCCTTAGGCCCTCCAATGCCGCCGCCGCCACCGACCATAGCCCTGGGGTTCACGAAGAGCACCTTCACCTACGAAGAGCTGGCTGCTGCCACCGACGGCTTCTCCCAGGCGAACCTTCTTGGCCAGGGAGGGTACGGATACGTGCACAAGGGAGTGCTGCCAAATGGGAAGGAGATCGCTGTGAAGTGTCTCAAGTTGGGCAGCGGGCAGGGTGACAGGGAGTTTCAAGCCGAGGTCGAGATCATCAGTCGCGTCCACCACCGCCACCTGGTGTCGCTCGTGGGCTACTGTATGGCCGACGGCCAGCGGATACTCGTCTACGAGTTCCTACCTAACAAAACTCTTGAGTATCACCTTCATG TTGCAGGAAGAGGTAAAGATGGTCCGATCTTGGATTGGCCAACAAGGCTGCAAATCGCTCTTGGATCGGCCAAGGGGCTGGCCTATCTTCACGAAGATT GTCATCCTCGTATCATCCACAGAGACATCAAAGCTGCAAACATTCTTCTCGATTTTAATTACGAAGCCAAG GTATCTGACTTTGGATTGGCCAAGTTATCTTCCGATAACTATACCCACGTCTCGACCCGCGTCATGGGAACGTTCGG GTACCTTGCTCCTGAGTATGCAGCGAGTGGGAAGCTGACCGAGAAGTCGGACACCTTCTCCTTTGGCGTAATGCTTCTGGAGCTGATAACCGGGAGGCGCCCCGTAGACATCAATGTTGGGGACTACTCGGACGATGAAAACTTAGTCGACTGG GCAAGGCCAATAATATCGACTGCCTTGGAAGAAAGGGATTACAGTGAGTTGGTGGACCCACGGTTGGGTGATAGCTTTGCCCCACACGAGATGGCTCGTATGGTTGCATGTGCAGGGTCTTGCATTCGGCACTCCGCTCGAAGACGACCCAAAATGAGCCAG GCTGTTCGAGCATTGGAAGGCGATGTGTCCTTGGACGACTTGAATGAGTGGGTGAGGCCGACCAACGGGTCGGTCTTCGGAGGAAGTAGTACGGACAACCTCTCGCAGACTGGCTCCAGCAACAATAACAGTGTAGAAATGAAAGACCCTAACAAGAAAACAGGTTTGGACAGTCAGGAATTCGCAAACAACAGCAGTGAACAGAGCGTCCGGACTAATCAGTTCGATCAGCATTTTCGGCACTCTCCCTCTCCGAGTAGTGACTCGCAAGAAATGCAAAAGATCAGatttcaaatataa